The nucleotide sequence ACAACGGCGGCGCCATGCTGCTGGACTGCGTGCGCTCGGCCTTGGCCGAGGGCGTGCCCGCGGCGCAGGTGATCGTGGTGGACAACGGCAGTGGGGACGACTCCATCCCGCTGCTGACGAGCCAAGTTCCCCAAGCCGTGGTGATCCGCAATCCCTGCAACGCCGGCTTCGCACGGGCGGTGAATCAGGGGCTGCGGCGGGTGGGCACGGACTTCGCCCTGCTCCTGAACAACGACGCCCAACTGCAGCCGGGCGCCCTGGCGGCCTTTGCCCGGGTCTTCGCCCAGCGGCCCCGGCTGGCCATGGCCGGCGGTCAACTCCTCTATGCCGACGGGCGTCGGCAGAATTCGGTGGCGGCCATCCCGACCCTGACGACGGAAATCGTGCCCAAGGCCCTTTTGAAGCTCATCCAGCCGCGGCGCTACTCCGGCAAGCTGGAAAGCGACCGGCCGGTAGCGGTGGAGAGCGTCATCGGCGCCTGCCTCGCCGTGCGCATCGCCGTGCTGGCCGAGGTGGGGCTCTTGGACGAGGACTTTTTCTTTTACATGGAAGAGACCGAATGGTGCCTGCGGGCGCGGCGCCGGGGCTATGAGATTTGCCATGTCCCGGACGCCAAGGCCATCCACGCCCAAGGCAAGACGGCCAATGCCTTTCGCACCCAGGCCCGGATCGAGTTTCAGCGCTCGAAGCTGATGTTTTTTGCCAAAACGGGAGGCCGTTTAATTTACTTCTTCGTGCTGAGCCTGCTGCTGCTGAGGTCTTTCGTAAACGCTTCGGCCAATAGCTTGCTTTGCTTGCTTACACTGTGTGTAAATCGGCGCCTACGCTCCAAGGCGGCGGGCTACTGGATCATTTGCGCTTGGCATATCCTCCAGAGGCCTGATGATTGGGGGCTGCCGAATAAATGTCGTTCGCTTTAGATTCATATAA is from Thermithiobacillus tepidarius DSM 3134 and encodes:
- a CDS encoding glycosyltransferase family 2 protein, with the translated sequence MAGERFTVIIVNYNGGAMLLDCVRSALAEGVPAAQVIVVDNGSGDDSIPLLTSQVPQAVVIRNPCNAGFARAVNQGLRRVGTDFALLLNNDAQLQPGALAAFARVFAQRPRLAMAGGQLLYADGRRQNSVAAIPTLTTEIVPKALLKLIQPRRYSGKLESDRPVAVESVIGACLAVRIAVLAEVGLLDEDFFFYMEETEWCLRARRRGYEICHVPDAKAIHAQGKTANAFRTQARIEFQRSKLMFFAKTGGRLIYFFVLSLLLLRSFVNASANSLLCLLTLCVNRRLRSKAAGYWIICAWHILQRPDDWGLPNKCRSL